GTGTCACCGGGGCCGTGCCCACGAACGTGGAAGAACGCGGGTCAGCTCCGCCCGAGGATGTGGTTGGCGGCTGCACGAAGATCCGCGACGACGGCGCTCACGGGTGTATCCCCGAGTTGGGCGTGCTCCTCCTCGCCGTGCCCGGTGAGGACGAGGATCCCGCTCGCCCCGGCATTCGCTGCGAGTGTGACGTCCTTTACGTGGTCGCCGATCATCCAGGACTCGGCGAGATTCGCGCCGAGCTCGTCGCGGGCGTTGAACAAAGAGCTCGGGTTCGGCTTGCGGCACGTGCAGCTTTCGGACGGGGCGTGCGGGCACATGTAGGTCTTTTCGATCGTGATGTCGGCGGCGGCGAGATCGTCGAGTAGACGCCCGTGGAACTCTTCGTAGTTCTCGAGCTTGAAGATGCCGCGGCCGAGGCCGCTCTGGTTCGTGACGATCGCGAACCTATAGCCGGCATCGCGCAGATCGTGTAGGGCATCGATGACACCGGGGAGGAGGGCGTAGTCCTCCAGCCGGTGGCCGTAGCCCACCTCTTGGATCAGGGTGCCGTCGCGGTCGACGAAGACGAATCGGTACGTGTTCATGCGGCACCGAACATGCGTCGAGACTCCGCCGGTTGCAAACCGACCCGGGCACCGCGATGAACCGAGGGTGCCTGTTCTCCGTGCCGTCACCGTTTACGCTGCCTCGTCTACCCACGCGCCCGAGCGCTTGCTCGAAGTAGCGCGATCGCTCGGGTGGGGTCTCGCCGAGCGTGGTTGGACGGTGGTGTACGGCGGCGCGAAGATCGGCCTCATGGGCGCACTCGCCGACGCAGCGCTGGCGGCCGGGG
This DNA window, taken from Candidatus Binatia bacterium, encodes the following:
- a CDS encoding HAD family hydrolase is translated as MNTYRFVFVDRDGTLIQEVGYGHRLEDYALLPGVIDALHDLRDAGYRFAIVTNQSGLGRGIFKLENYEEFHGRLLDDLAAADITIEKTYMCPHAPSESCTCRKPNPSSLFNARDELGANLAESWMIGDHVKDVTLAANAGASGILVLTGHGEEEHAQLGDTPVSAVVADLRAAANHILGRS